The following nucleotide sequence is from Coffea eugenioides isolate CCC68of chromosome 10, Ceug_1.0, whole genome shotgun sequence.
aagGTAAGAATCTTCTTTCGTTTTCTTGGCAGGAGGACTTGAACTGAATAATGCACTTTTACAATGATCATTGTAAACTCTGCTATTCCACATGTATGGCTATTTTTAACTGGATAGCATACTTTTACAATTAAAGACatttttctataattttacCTTGTTCATCAATAAGGGAAAGCGTGACCTTAGATCAGCCATCCGGGAATCACCTCCATATATCTCTCCAGCAGCAATATATATAGGGGTGTTTGATGAAAATCCAAGAAGACTAAGGAACATCCCAACCTCCTTTGGAGTCAATGGACAGTAACCTTTAGCTCTCTGCTCTATAGGATCAATCTCTTTTACTTTCCACCAGGTGGTGTTTTCTCTATAAATTTAATAGGATACGCATCAGGGAAGGCCATTAGTAAAGAGGCACAAGGACCACTTCATAATCGTACATGATAAGACGTACCTAATTGCCGTTAGTTCTTCAGCTTCTTCTTGGGATAAATCATGCGTGCATCCACTAAAAGCAAGCATATCCTTCTCGTATCTTAAATGCAAAGCAATGTATGGACCAAAGGCCCTCATTCGCTCCACCAACAACTATATGAGAAACAGAAGCTGATTCAGTATCATAGACGAGAAAAATAAAGCAACTAAAACTAAAGCAGCATTCAGCCTGGAAACAACCTTTCCCATTGCCTCAATTGTGGGAGCAAAACGGAGTGCCTGATAACAAGCACGACAACGCAACTTTTGAATATCTGGCGGCAAGTTATTATTTGCCAAACGAGAATCAGACTTTGCTGCTCTAATGACCTGCAACTATTAAACATTTAGTAGCAAAACAACAATCTATAAACCAGCATCCACCAAATTATATTTCCACAATATGCACCTGATACTCTTCCCACATGCTAGCTATCTCTTCCTCATAGTACTCCACACCAGACCAACTTCTGAAGTGCTTAACCGCTCTAGTAGCTGCCACAAGTTCTTTGGGAAGCTTTTTGATAACTCTTATGTCATTTGTCAGGGAATTAATGAAATGATCTTCATCAAAGACATCAGAAAAATTGCTGCAGTTCAAGATAAAAGAATCAAATGTCAATATACCATGAACATTTTAGTTATGTGAGATGTGTATCCACTAACAATAACATAATAGAGTGCCAGGAACAGTTTACCAATTCTGGTcctaatgaaacaaaagaaaggggGGAAAAAGGTACCTAGAGTCCTGCCAAAAAGAGCGTTTGTCAAGTTCTGGAATCACAAGAGTTGCATTTATAATACGAGCAACAGCAACCATGTCACATATCTGCAATTAGCATTAATCAGGTTCTTCAACTTCCAATTTGGTTCCGGAATAAACATTCACTCATTAAAGtatatacttatatatgtgtaggAGTTCTGTACTCCACATTCACTGCGCAACtggacagaaaagaaaaaaattattctcACTTTCCCATGCTAAGTCCCACTGTGTATGTTAACAAACTTCAGTTCAGAAAGCACTTTTGTCTTAACTTGCTTGCTATTGAAAAGAAATCCTGGAAGAAGTTCAATATCATATGCATGGCACAACTTTGTCCCGGTTTTGTAGCTTAAGCTACATAAATTAGAATTAGTCAGACAAGTGCAAGTTGAGCAGGGGCGAAAAAGTTACATGACATTGAATATGGGATAGCACAAAAAGCAGAACAGTAACCAAAACAAAGATTCTTAGCAAACTGTTTCAATGGTTGATCACAGAGAGCTATTAGATTCAGAGGGTGAGCACAGAGCAGTTAAACTTTTCCTTTCCTAGTGCTGAAACAATTAAAGCCTTTTCAAAATCCTGAGCACAATTTGCTTATGTTCTTGGCAAAACAAATAAACTTTATCTAGCAGTCTAGGGAACTGACTTGTTAAAGATTCACAAGTATTTAAGCAACATCaacaaataaatgcaaatttgAATATTTGAAAACGTGATCAAGCAAAGTACGGTTCAATGTTAACCTGTCCCAGCCCCAGGAAAAAAAGGAGCacaaagagaaaaagaataCAGAAAGAGgatatttgaaaagaaaaaaaaaaggtccctgtggcaaaaagaaagaaagaaatgtgCAGACTGCAATTGCTTTTGAACAGACTTAGGAGGAGAAACAAACCCCAGCTCTCATCTGATTCAGTCCACCATTTGCATGAACCAGCAGGTAACCACGAGGTTCCGGAGGAGCTGCAAAAAAAATTAGTGCATTATTAAGAGTTGGCGCCACATCAAAGTCTAATATGAGCACTCAGATAACCACAACTATCTCGCCTTGTCTGGAATGAAGAATAAAACAAAGGTTACTCACATGCGTAATATGGACTTGGGGCAACACAGGGTTCATAGTCCCGATTTGGTGGCGGCTTCCATAACTTGTCCAAATCCGAAGTACCACTTGCACTGTCCAACTGTCAAATCTAAAAGAGTGAAAACATGAAAGATGCATGACTACTTTTTATGGAACATATGCACACATACAACAACAACACTCAAAATCAAGCCACATTTTATATGAATCACCACAAGCACATCAGTTTCTTTGACGAGCAATAGGAAAGAATGCAACTTCTTTGCAATAAGTCAATTAAAATAGAAGGACACTACTACATAAACCAAGAAAATACAGCGTTTCAAGGAAAAGCACAGCACCGAGCGAAAGCGAGGAGATTTTGGTAAATGAGGCGGAGAAAAATCTTGATTCCATCTTTCCTCTCTTTGCAGGTTCTGAGACATAATTTCATGTTGCTACAAGATTAAAATTACCCATATCAgtaaaattcttcaaaaacaagacAAGCAACAATGAGAACTAAATTTCCACCATGATCCTACCTAATCTcaaatataaaaatacctatGCCGAAATATGAACTTTCACTTAATCAAATACCAGTATCAACGACCGGATTGCAACCGACATCCCAAATTCCTTtctcttcccccccccccccaaaaaaaaaaaagaaagaaagatgctTTCTACTGAATTGGGTTGGAAAAAAAGGCAACTAGCAAACAAATACTAATAGAttgaaaaaattacaaaattacCTCAGAAACCGGAAAAATGCAATATAGACATCATAAATGCTCTAATAACTTCAAAACCccaaaatttcatttgacaTAATCAATAAGTAATATCAAAAGAAAGCAGAAATAAATGAAGAAAGAGAGTAAAACAGAAATACCGTTGTAAGCGACCTGGTAACAGCAGAGGGAGAAAGTCCCAGATGAACATGTACTGACATCAAAGCCACCAAAGCTATTGCACCTATGGCCAAAGTCAGCAACTTTCTGACCAGCACCACCGTTTTCCACTTCCTCTTCTGCATCACTACCACGTCCTTCGAAATCCCTCTAAAACCCACCAAGAAATATCAAATCTTTACACATTTTAGCATCCCATATGGGCAGAAAAATATGATGAAATATAGAAAAAGGGTCGGCTAATTTTGACACTTTCTTGAGTTTAGAGTCCAAATCTAAAaagtttttggtgtgttttgtGTAATGGTTCTATTGTTTTCAGGCCTTTTTGGTGTTTGGGTCGGTTATAGAAGTGGAGTTAGCATTTATACACAATTACTGAGATGAAACAGTGGCATGGTATGGTATGAAGTAGAGCGGAACAGGCCGAAGAATCCTACGGGGATGGACCAAACCAATTGAAAAAGTAGTTTTGGGGAGAAAATAAAGATGTCAAAATCAAGATTATGTGGGAAGGGAGAGATTAATTATTGATTTCCAGAATTAGAGTGGATCTTTTTTTGtgcttttccttttatttttgcaaGCTTTACTTCCAATAGTTGTGACTATGTCCACTTTATATATACCATTGATGAGTTTCAATATTGCTGGAAAAAGAATACAAATGGTAGGGAATTTAACTTGGTGAAAATTGGTCCCCCAGTCAACATACAATAATGCATTGCAATTTTTGATGCCCTTTCTCTATTTAGGCAGAGTGATATTGCTTAGCAGAATTGCGTAatgttttctttcaaaaaaaattgcataatgtTTTACTTCACATTATGTTGTATTGTGCTAATGAAACATTTAAAGCGCTGtttaataattcaattcaataattaaatttaatagattcagattttATCAT
It contains:
- the LOC113750150 gene encoding O-fucosyltransferase 7 isoform X2, whose product is MQKRKWKTVVLVRKLLTLAIGAIALVALMSVHVHLGLSPSAVTRSLTTQHEIMSQNLQREERWNQDFSPPHLPKSPRFRSLDSASGTSDLDKLWKPPPNRDYEPCVAPSPYYASPPEPRGYLLVHANGGLNQMRAGDSSNFSDVFDEDHFINSLTNDIRVIKKLPKELVAATRAVKHFRSWSGVEYYEEEIASMWEEYQVIRAAKSDSRLANNNLPPDIQKLRCRACYQALRFAPTIEAMGKLLVERMRAFGPYIALHLRYEKDMLAFSGCTHDLSQEEAEELTAIRENTTWWKVKEIDPIEQRAKGYCPLTPKEVGMFLSLLGFSSNTPIYIAAGEIYGGDSRMADLRSRFPLLMNKETLATFEELEPFTNHASQMAALDYIVSVESDIFIPSYSGNMARAVEGHRRFLGHRKTILPDSKALVRLFDKIELGTMKEGKNVASRVIEIHKRRQGSPRKRKGPISGTKGTDRFRSEEAFYVNPLPDCLCQKESRYTNSSRIRR
- the LOC113750150 gene encoding O-fucosyltransferase 7 isoform X3 encodes the protein MQKRKWKTVVLVRKLLTLAIGAIALVALMSVHVHLGLSPSAVTRSLTTLDSASGTSDLDKLWKPPPNRDYEPCVAPSPYYASPPEPRGYLLVHANGGLNQMRAGICDMVAVARIINATLVIPELDKRSFWQDSSNFSDVFDEDHFINSLTNDIRVIKKLPKELVAATRAVKHFRSWSGVEYYEEEIASMWEEYQVIRAAKSDSRLANNNLPPDIQKLRCRACYQALRFAPTIEAMGKLLVERMRAFGPYIALHLRYEKDMLAFSGCTHDLSQEEAEELTAIRENTTWWKVKEIDPIEQRAKGYCPLTPKEVGMFLSLLGFSSNTPIYIAAGEIYGGDSRMADLRSRFPLLMNKETLATFEELEPFTNHASQMAALDYIVSVESDIFIPSYSGNMARAVEGHRRFLGHRKTILPDSKALVRLFDKIELGTMKEGKNVASRVIEIHKRRQGSPRKRKGPISGTKGTDRFRSEEAFYVNPLPDCLCQKESRYTNSSRIRR
- the LOC113750150 gene encoding O-fucosyltransferase 7 isoform X1; this translates as MQKRKWKTVVLVRKLLTLAIGAIALVALMSVHVHLGLSPSAVTRSLTTQHEIMSQNLQREERWNQDFSPPHLPKSPRFRSLDSASGTSDLDKLWKPPPNRDYEPCVAPSPYYASPPEPRGYLLVHANGGLNQMRAGICDMVAVARIINATLVIPELDKRSFWQDSSNFSDVFDEDHFINSLTNDIRVIKKLPKELVAATRAVKHFRSWSGVEYYEEEIASMWEEYQVIRAAKSDSRLANNNLPPDIQKLRCRACYQALRFAPTIEAMGKLLVERMRAFGPYIALHLRYEKDMLAFSGCTHDLSQEEAEELTAIRENTTWWKVKEIDPIEQRAKGYCPLTPKEVGMFLSLLGFSSNTPIYIAAGEIYGGDSRMADLRSRFPLLMNKETLATFEELEPFTNHASQMAALDYIVSVESDIFIPSYSGNMARAVEGHRRFLGHRKTILPDSKALVRLFDKIELGTMKEGKNVASRVIEIHKRRQGSPRKRKGPISGTKGTDRFRSEEAFYVNPLPDCLCQKESRYTNSSRIRR